The Deltaproteobacteria bacterium genome has a window encoding:
- a CDS encoding SRPBCC family protein, with protein MPTVISKATIEIQGHPPEVVFDAVTALENLPASLTSYGPIPAILSASIEGADQTTEGCTRVTTNSDGSTIRELIVKHQRPSLHSYQITSGLKPPLTWLVSSAGGTWSIVSTTNGTRITWEFTFTCRGGVTAQLFRLFVLPKFQKAQEICLSNHKRRIENHEC; from the coding sequence ATGCCAACCGTCATTAGCAAAGCAACAATTGAGATCCAGGGGCACCCACCTGAAGTGGTCTTTGATGCAGTGACTGCGCTAGAGAATCTGCCTGCTTCTTTAACCAGCTACGGACCAATTCCGGCCATTCTTTCTGCCTCGATTGAAGGAGCTGACCAGACTACCGAGGGATGTACGCGAGTAACGACAAACTCGGACGGATCGACAATACGGGAACTCATCGTCAAACACCAACGTCCCTCGCTGCACAGTTATCAAATAACTTCCGGCCTCAAGCCTCCTTTGACGTGGCTCGTTTCCTCTGCAGGGGGAACCTGGAGTATCGTGAGCACGACAAATGGTACCCGCATTACGTGGGAGTTTACCTTTACCTGCCGAGGAGGTGTGACCGCTCAGCTTTTCAGACTCTTCGTTCTGCCGAAGTTCCAGAAGGCTCAAGAGATTTGTCTGAGTAACCACAAGAGGCGGATAGAAAACCACGAGTGCTGA